From the genome of Desulfovibrio sp. JY:
GGTGAGGTCGGCCAGATCGCCGAGATTGAGCGCTTTGTCGGCATGGGCTTCGAGGAAGTTTTCCACCAGGGCGATCACCTTGGGCGGGGCCGGCGGCGGCGGCGCGAGTAGAGCCCCCCGGGCGTTGTGCTCCAGGCAGGTCAAAAGGGCCGTCAAAAGGAGCTGTTCGTATTGGCCGACGAGCAGCGGCTCCCGGGCGAGCGCGGTGTCGTGTTCGAATAAGGCGGCCACCTGGTTGATGATGGCCAGCAAGCGCTTGGGGCCGGGCTGCGACAAATCGATTTGATCGGCAAAACGCAGCGCGCGCCGCAACGGTTTGCCGGTGAATTTTTCCAGCATTCGTTCAACGGCCGCGCGGGCGAAACGCACCGTCATATTGTTGTAAAAAGGCTCGACGGCAATCGTGGCGGGTTGTTCGAAATCAAGGCAGCTCGCGAGCTTGTCCGGGATGCAACGCGATATTTTTCCTTTTGTGCGGGCTTCAAGTCGTCCATGCGTCACAAAGATCAGGACGAAACTCTTGATGTCGATAGCGGCCTGGATATGGAAACCGGCCGACGCTGCCGCGGCATTGAGGGAAACATCACCAACCTTCAAATGGTTGTAGATCATCTTGAATTTTTTCTTATTGAAGATGTCGATACTGCCATTTCGAAAATTTTGCGATAACGCGTCGTTAACGGCGTCCGGGCTTTTTGTTTCAAGATAGCGATAAGGCGAGAGGGGAATGTAAATACTGTCAACATTGAGAATATTGTTTCCGTCAGGCATGCTATTGATTCATGCGCCCTGTTTTTTTTGTCAAGTGCGGACGCCGCCTGCCCCCTGCCGTACAGGCGCTTTACATTGAAGTTCCTCGCTATTTTGTCGACGTGAACGGGACGGGCTCAAAATCGGGCTCGGGCGGCCTCGCGTATCCCCTGTCCCTTATGCCGCAACCGGCTATTGCCCGCTCCATCGTCCCGGCAATCACCGAAGCCCGCGCGAGCGCACTCCCGGTGCGGCCGACGCGCCACGCGCCGGCTATTGGGTGAGACTGGCTCCATAGAGCGCGTAGGCGGTGTTGGGGTCGCAACCGGTTTGCCGAACGGGATCGACCGCCATTGTCTTGATAAACCGTCCTGTCACCTCGCCTTGCCCGTTCACGCCTTCGATGAAGACGGCTCCGAGTTGGTAGATCGTGACCGAGTTGCGGCCGGATTGCTGCGGATACCGCGGATTGTAGAAGGGAATCAAGGCCACGCGGGGACTGTTCATCGATTCGCTGTAGCTGCTGTTGATGATGGCGTTGCTGTCGCTGTCCCAGGACGCGTTGGGGTCCTGGGCAATCAGTGCGCTGACGCCCTGTTCCGTCGGTCCGGGCATCTTCCCGGGTTCAACCAGCAGCTGGTCGCCAATGGCCACGTCCGTATTGTTCGAGCCCGTGCAGCCGGCAATGTTGTCGCGGTACTCGTCGCCGCCCGTCTGGGGCGTGCCCTTGTTGATGGCGGGATAGTCCACCGGCTGATAGTGTCCGGGCGTCACGGTGCTTTCCGGATCGCCCATCTTGAGGACGATTTGCCTTCCCACGTCGCTGTCGCCGTACCCCTGCACCTCGACAGACCGCATCTCGCAACTGCTCTCGCCGTCAAGCTGTCCGTTGTCGGCGTATTTCTTGTTGGGATCGCAGGTGTCGTCCCAGGTGAATTGGGCCGGCGGGGACCAGGGCTTGAGACATTTGCTGCTGTTGGAACAAAAAAGCGATGCCGAGCTCCTGGCCGCGAGATCCTGGGTGTTCCAGCCGAGGATGCGCCCCAGGAACATCTCCACCGGATTGCCTCGCGCACTGGTGCGCCCGACAACGGCCTGCACCGTGCTGTTGTCGGGATAGGCCACATCCGAATCACGGATGGCCAGATCCTTGGCATCATCATCGCTCAGGTTGGCTTGGCCATATGCGATGGCGGTATTCGTCACCTGGGTGTGGTCGGTGCCGTATTGCACGAGCACGTTGGCCCCGGCCAAGGCCGCCGCATCGGCGGCATTTTGCAACTGGCTGCGCTTGTATTCCAGAAACGCGTAGTCAACGGCCAGGGTGGCCATGCCGGCCAGGACGATCATGGACAGCGCCACCAGAACGGCGATGGCCCCCTGTTGGTCGCGGAAATGGGTTATGCGTGCTCGCGGCGTCATAAGGCACCCCTTTGTGATCAGGATTGGCGTTGCGTGGCCGAACCCACGACCTGCCCCAGGTTGGCGCTGATCGATTCCCATGGAATGATGACCATTTGGCTGGTATTGTATTGCACGGTCACAGTGACCGGGGAGCCGGTCGTCCCTTGTCCGGTGGCGATCACCGAGGTCAGGGCGAGGTTGTAGCCGGCGTTTTGCATGTACAGGTTGGCGGCCTGGACGGCGTTTCGATTGCGGGACGCCGCCAGGGCGCCTTCCCGGGCGGCCCGGGTCACCACGGCCTGGGCCAGCAGGATCTGGCCCAAATCCACCACCCCCGCCAGCATGGGCATGAGGACGAAGGTCAGGATAAGGGCCAGTTCAACGCTCAACGATCCGGCCTGTCGCCGCCGCACGCGTTTCTTGGCGTATCGCTTCATGGCTCCACCTGCGCACTGGCCCCGGCCGTGATATAGTCCGGGAAGAGGGGAACGCCCACGAATTGGGGCAGGATCATGGGGACAAAGGGGTAACGGAAGGTGACGGTGACCGAGTCTCCCGCGACACGCTCCGGTGGCGAGAGCGCCACCTCCGGCGTCACGCCGAGGCCGAACCCCGGTGGGCTGGCATCGGCGGCGTTGTTGAGCTCGGCTGTCACGAGGGCGGTGACGGCGGCGTCCGTCGTCCCCGGCAGGCTGGCCAGGCGGGCCGCGTTCGAGGACACGGCGGCGGCCATGGATTCCAGGTAGAAAAAGCGGCTGTATTCGAAAATGGCGAACAAAATCAGGAGCACCACCGGGAGAAGGAGCGCCATTTCAACGGCTGATGCGCCGTGCTGGTTGTGTTGTCGCTGCGGTGCCTGCATGTCGGTTACCCTTGTTCGTCCTCGCCCAGTATCGGGAAGCACGATTATCAGGTAACCACCGCGACTTGCGGTGTCGATCCGGTCGATTCCCCAGAGGGTCGGGGAAAACCCCTAGGGCGT
Proteins encoded in this window:
- a CDS encoding AraC family transcriptional regulator translates to MPDGNNILNVDSIYIPLSPYRYLETKSPDAVNDALSQNFRNGSIDIFNKKKFKMIYNHLKVGDVSLNAAAASAGFHIQAAIDIKSFVLIFVTHGRLEARTKGKISRCIPDKLASCLDFEQPATIAVEPFYNNMTVRFARAAVERMLEKFTGKPLRRALRFADQIDLSQPGPKRLLAIINQVAALFEHDTALAREPLLVGQYEQLLLTALLTCLEHNARGALLAPPPPAPPKVIALVENFLEAHADKALNLGDLADLTNMSARSIQLAFKKHRGYTPSQFLRECRLSRARDLLRRATPGTSVLSVSLACGFASQSLFSRVYRERFGEKPSETMARV
- a CDS encoding pilus assembly protein gives rise to the protein MKRYAKKRVRRRQAGSLSVELALILTFVLMPMLAGVVDLGQILLAQAVVTRAAREGALAASRNRNAVQAANLYMQNAGYNLALTSVIATGQGTTGSPVTVTVQYNTSQMVIIPWESISANLGQVVGSATQRQS
- a CDS encoding pilus assembly protein, with amino-acid sequence MQAPQRQHNQHGASAVEMALLLPVVLLILFAIFEYSRFFYLESMAAAVSSNAARLASLPGTTDAAVTALVTAELNNAADASPPGFGLGVTPEVALSPPERVAGDSVTVTFRYPFVPMILPQFVGVPLFPDYITAGASAQVEP